In the Trichoderma atroviride chromosome 4, complete sequence genome, AATTCATCAGAGAGCAAACACGAATGTAAGTTGTTCAGAGTAATTTTCCTGTGCAATACAAGCGTAAGCTGACGCATCAAAACTCCCAGGTTCGAACTCTTTGGATTTCCGCTGTCCAGTGAAACCAAAGGACTGCAAATGTTGTCAAAACGCCCCGACTATTACCTGGACTTTATGTCTTCAAGTCCATCACTCAACCAAGACCCGGAGCAATATGCCAATGTTTCTGTCATGAAGGAAGCCATTCGGCAGGCCTGCGACTTGTACCGAAATCGCGCCCTCCACCTCATCACCGACGAAGAGTCTATCAAATCAGTAGAACGGCTCCGAGAGACGGTTCTCGATCTAGACCCAAGCGTTGATGGGTCCCACGCTTTGGTTTGGACATATtttgtggctgctgcagagagcATCACACCCGAGCATCGAGAATTCTTCTCACATCGACTCCAAAGCCTCTACAGCTGCACCCACTTTGGAACCATTCCCATTGCCGTCCAGACTCTTGAGCACATATGGGCGAATCAAGGCTCTCAGAGATGGACCCAAGTCGTGACCCGACACCGCCCAATCTTAATCATGTGAAGATATATAACGCCATCAACGCATGCAATATTTCTCGCTATATGCAAATCTTATTTGTACATTCGGCTTTTTACAGCCCGTGCCTCCGCTATTCTACAGCCACCCGCCCGCATGCCTCTGCTATAGCTTGGATCGACCAGCGAAATCGGCTCGTACAGTAATGGCAGCGCGGGTTCCCTCTTCAATAGCACCGTCTATAAAGCTACGCCATCCCAGTGCCCAGTCGGAACATGCGAATACAATGTTGTGCTCTCTTGCTCTCATATCCTTCAAATGTGTGGATATCAAGCCCGGTGCTGGGAAGAACCTTTATTTACAAATCACAACGTTAGCAATAGGCTCGACTCAaacaaaggagaaaaggaggagagaatTCAGTGCTTACCAGGCTCCTTTTGCAAACTCATCCTTGGACCAGTTGTGGAAGACCAATCTCTCGATACTCATAGGTGCGAAGCCTTCGAACGCGGCCTTGGTGTGATCAACGTTTTCTTCCGGATGGAAGTGATTGTGCTGTCCACCAAAGGCTACAACATGCGTATTACCAGCCGGCGTTGTCCCATCGCCAAAGCCGTAGATGAGCCCGTTGTGCGGATAGCTGATGCCCGTAAACGAACGAAGATCTCGATCACTGATTTCAGCATGAACCTTGACGCATTGGTTGACGTGGCCAGTGGTGGCGGCTGCTTTTCTCCCCGTCGCCAAGGGTGGATCAAACTTGACATCATTCAGGACATTCAAGGGAATAGCACAGATCATCTTGGTTCCCCGGAAAGTCTTGCCAGCACGTGTCGTGATCTGAACGCTCTCGTCTCCATGCTGGACGCTTGCAACAGGACTGTTGAAAGAATAAGTCAAGTTTCCAGAGGCCAGGGCCTCGCGGAAGAACCGGATCGCAAATGACGACTGGCCACCGCGGAACTTGTACTTGACGAGGTAGTCAATGCATCCCTCGTAAGAGTAGCCGCTGAGTGCCCACCAGTGGAGGAACTCGTAGAAACTCGTCGTCTCAAGAGTGCCTCCGCTGCACAACAGGACGAATGCTTCTGCGCAGAGGCGCTCGTTAGGAGTGAGGtcgttttttatttctgCAATCCGGTCGGCGACGGACATGTGGTCGTACTTGCGAGCTTCGGGGCTGAGAACTCCGCTGTGAGGGAAAGGGACAACGTTTCGACCATAGCATCCATCGACGTTGACGAGTTTGGCAAGCGATGATTGCATGAGTTCATCCTGGTCATTGTTAGCTTCCTTTGAAATTGTCTTCTACGGCTATAGCAATCCAGCGGCAGAACAAAAGCTATGTTTGCATTACCTCTTCTTCGTGGCTGAAACTCTGTACGCCTTGTGGTGTTGatagtaaatatttattGATTCCTCTGGAAAAGTCGTAAGAAATCTCGAGTTCATCCTGCATGCCGTATCTCGCAATCTCGCGCCACACGTTGGCTTGTCCCCAGTATACCCATGTGCCGCCCATTTCGTACGGGTATCCCTCAATGTTGGATGACCACGATCGACCGCCGATTCTGTCGCGGGCTTCAAGTAGCAGCACTTTCAGGCCTaattggaaaaagaaaaatgtcAGATTTCTCTCATCGTTTGTTTCTTCATGATGGTTTGACTTGAGATGATATTACCTGCTAAGCTAGCATCACGAGCTGCTGTGAGGCCACAATAGCCCGCGCCTACAACAATAACATCGTAGACTGTATCGGTGCTCTTGACATTTGAGGGTGGTTCAATGACACCAATAGATGGAACCCCAGCCCGGAGGCCTTGGGCTTTTGTCCACGAGTAGCCGTCCTTGGATGTCATTGAGTGCTGCGATC is a window encoding:
- a CDS encoding uncharacterized protein (EggNog:ENOG41); protein product: MTSKDGYSWTKAQGLRAGVPSIGVIEPPSNVKSTDTVYDVIVVGAGYCGLTAARDASLAGLKVLLLEARDRIGGRSWSSNIEGYPYEMGGTWVYWGQANVWREIARYGMQDELEISYDFSRGINKYLLSTPQGVQSFSHEEEDELMQSSLAKLVNVDGCYGRNVVPFPHSGVLSPEARKYDHMSVADRIAEIKNDLTPNERLCAEAFVLLCSGGTLETTSFYEFLHWWALSGYSYEGCIDYLVKYKFRGGQSSFAIRFFREALASGNLTYSFNSPVASVQHGDESVQITTRAGKTFRGTKMICAIPLNVLNDVKFDPPLATGRKAAATTGHVNQCVKVHAEISDRDLRSFTGISYPHNGLIYGFGDGTTPAGNTHVVAFGGQHNHFHPEENVDHTKAAFEGFAPMSIERLVFHNWSKDEFAKGAWFFPAPGLISTHLKDMRAREHNIVFACSDWALGWRSFIDGAIEEGTRAAITVRADFAGRSKL